A genomic segment from Tissierella sp. encodes:
- a CDS encoding HAAS signaling domain-containing protein, translated as MNRSEYIELLKISLQGLPIYDIMDILSDYEEHFDIGISKGKSEEEISKELGDPREVADSYKANYNSSYNENSNNSNSSSSNNNSNSNSYSNSNHNDNTRKLLISLFLLFFNLIVVLGPFLGIVGLFIGLYGGSISIIIGGFVAFFGSPLVLFTPIPSPHVLTSIAFGVGLIALGTLGIILAIYLTKCFYKLAVKYVQWNIKLINN; from the coding sequence ATGAATAGGAGCGAATATATAGAACTGCTAAAGATATCTTTACAGGGTCTGCCTATATATGATATTATGGATATTTTATCAGATTACGAAGAACATTTTGATATAGGTATTTCCAAAGGTAAGTCAGAAGAAGAAATATCTAAGGAGCTAGGAGATCCTAGAGAAGTTGCTGATAGTTATAAGGCTAATTATAATTCCAGCTATAATGAAAATAGTAATAATAGTAATAGTAGTAGTAGTAATAATAATAGTAATAGTAATAGTTATAGCAATAGTAATCATAATGATAATACTAGGAAATTGTTGATTTCTTTATTCTTATTATTCTTTAATTTAATAGTAGTATTGGGTCCTTTTTTAGGAATAGTTGGACTTTTTATTGGATTGTATGGAGGATCAATCTCAATAATTATTGGCGGATTTGTAGCTTTCTTTGGCTCCCCTCTAGTACTTTTTACTCCAATACCATCACCACATGTCCTTACTTCCATAGCTTTTGGAGTTGGCTTAATAGCATTAGGTACATTGGGAATAATATTAGCTATTTATCTTACAAAATGCTTCTATAAACTTGCCGTCAAATATGTACAATGGAATATAAAATTAATTAATAATTAG
- a CDS encoding PadR family transcriptional regulator produces the protein MNIQFKKGVLELCVLSLLDRKDFYGYELVDHISKFINISEGTIYPLLRKFRTEGYVTTYLEESQEGPPRKYYKLTSRGEEVYEELEVEWESFIDGVNNILRGELS, from the coding sequence ATGAATATTCAGTTTAAAAAAGGTGTCCTAGAGTTATGCGTTCTTTCCTTGCTGGACAGAAAGGATTTTTATGGTTATGAGTTAGTTGATCATATCTCTAAGTTTATTAATATTTCTGAGGGAACTATATACCCCTTGCTTAGAAAATTTAGGACTGAAGGATATGTAACTACTTATTTGGAAGAATCTCAAGAAGGTCCTCCAAGAAAATACTATAAATTGACTTCTCGTGGTGAGGAAGTTTATGAAGAGCTAGAAGTGGAATGGGAGAGCTTTATTGATGGGGTAAATAATATATTAAGGGGGGAATTGTCATGA